In Pseudonocardia sp. C8, one genomic interval encodes:
- a CDS encoding TIGR03936 family radical SAM-associated protein gives MARVKAGAAANPAPPTVQRVRLRFAKRGRLRFLSHRDVARSFERAVRRAGVPVSHSHGFSPHPRLSWVGAAPTGAASEAEYVEMGLTREVDPELVRDAMDRALPDGLDVLEAAVAEPPALADRIDAGRWRLEIRGVPGADVEKAVAELMARDSVTVIRVTPSGRKEIDVRAALAALTVEPQVSADAAAAAAGSPAQAPDCAILTAVVRQTTPTVRPDDVLGALAVVADLAPPVPVTATRLAQGLLDDGGDLVDPLGAAPATRDRPAGS, from the coding sequence ATGGCGCGCGTGAAGGCGGGAGCGGCAGCGAACCCGGCACCTCCGACGGTGCAACGGGTACGCCTGCGGTTCGCCAAGCGCGGCCGGCTGCGCTTCCTGTCCCACCGCGACGTCGCCCGCAGCTTCGAGCGGGCGGTCCGCCGCGCCGGGGTCCCGGTGTCGCACTCGCACGGGTTCAGCCCGCACCCGCGGCTGTCCTGGGTCGGCGCCGCCCCCACCGGGGCGGCCAGCGAGGCCGAGTACGTCGAGATGGGGCTCACCCGCGAGGTCGACCCCGAGCTGGTGCGGGACGCGATGGACCGGGCCCTGCCCGACGGGCTGGACGTGCTGGAGGCCGCCGTCGCCGAACCACCCGCGCTGGCCGACCGGATCGACGCCGGACGGTGGCGCCTCGAGATCCGGGGCGTGCCCGGCGCCGACGTCGAGAAGGCGGTCGCCGAGCTGATGGCCCGGGACTCGGTGACCGTGATCCGGGTCACGCCATCGGGGCGCAAGGAGATCGACGTGCGGGCCGCGCTGGCCGCGCTGACGGTCGAACCGCAGGTGAGCGCCGACGCTGCGGCGGCAGCGGCGGGTTCCCCGGCTCAGGCTCCGGACTGTGCGATACTGACGGCGGTCGTTCGGCAGACGACACCGACCGTTCGACCCGACGACGTGCTGGGTGCACTTGCCGTTGTCGCAGACCTGGCGCCGCCGGTACCGGTGACGGCCACCCGGTTGGCGCAGGGCCTGCTCGACGACGGGGGTGACCTGGTGGACCCGCTCGGTGCGGCACCGGCGACCCGGGATCGCCCGGCCGGGTCCTGA